A portion of the Rhodococcus pseudokoreensis genome contains these proteins:
- a CDS encoding flavin reductase family protein — protein MTRTEEPAPPVVRRIDPADLKSVLGHFCTGVTVITAHDGESPHGFTCQSFVSLSLDPPYVSFSPARTSTSWPRLRASEHLCVNVLAHDQRDVCGTFATSGADKFAGVGWSHAGNGAPALDGVLARVQATVEFEHDAGDHTIVVARVTGLDVLRDVPPLLVYRGGLGIFTAAT, from the coding sequence ATGACCCGAACCGAAGAACCCGCGCCGCCGGTGGTGCGCCGCATCGACCCCGCCGACCTCAAGTCGGTGCTCGGGCACTTCTGCACCGGCGTCACGGTGATCACCGCGCACGACGGCGAGAGCCCGCACGGCTTCACGTGTCAGTCCTTCGTGTCGCTGTCGCTGGACCCGCCGTACGTGTCGTTCAGCCCCGCACGGACGTCGACCAGCTGGCCGCGGCTGCGGGCGAGCGAGCACCTGTGCGTCAACGTCCTCGCCCACGACCAGCGGGACGTGTGCGGGACGTTCGCGACCAGCGGCGCCGACAAGTTCGCCGGCGTCGGGTGGTCGCACGCCGGCAACGGCGCCCCCGCGCTGGACGGAGTGCTGGCCCGGGTGCAGGCGACCGTCGAATTCGAGCACGACGCCGGCGACCACACCATCGTCGTCGCACGCGTGACCGGACTGGACGTGCTGCGGGACGTGCCGCCGCTCCTGGTGTACCGCGGCGGGCTCGGCATCTTCACCGCCGCCACGTAG
- a CDS encoding RidA family protein, with the protein MTTPRAEDDTKTMKREAINLDTTVATYERLHFSQATRAGNLIWVSGQVGLDRATGEIPEDPQAQARLAFEGVKQVLEEAGSSLDDIVELTTFHTDLHGDGPGFGAVKDQYIGEPYPSWTGVGVTQLARPEFVVEIRVVAVAARQRHELGRTHGTR; encoded by the coding sequence ATGACCACCCCGCGAGCAGAGGACGACACGAAGACCATGAAGCGCGAAGCGATCAATCTCGACACCACCGTGGCCACGTACGAGCGGCTGCACTTTTCGCAGGCGACCCGGGCCGGAAACCTCATCTGGGTGTCCGGGCAAGTAGGTCTCGACCGTGCCACCGGCGAGATTCCCGAAGATCCGCAGGCCCAGGCACGACTGGCGTTCGAAGGCGTCAAACAGGTTCTGGAAGAGGCGGGTTCATCTCTGGACGACATCGTCGAGTTGACGACCTTCCACACCGATCTGCACGGGGACGGCCCGGGCTTCGGGGCGGTGAAGGATCAGTACATCGGCGAGCCGTACCCGTCGTGGACCGGAGTCGGCGTCACTCAGCTCGCCCGGCCGGAGTTCGTCGTCGAGATCCGCGTCGTCGCCGTCGCGGCCCGGCAGCGGCACGAATTGGGCAGAACGCACGGAACGCGATGA
- a CDS encoding IclR family transcriptional regulator — MTTTLSPTPTAGLDRAALLLDAFDGPGRLTLAQIVRRTGLPRSSAHRMLERLVQLRWLRREGRDYELGMRLFELGSLAVHQDRLHRAALPFLHELHRLTGHAVHLAVLEGIDVVYLEKIAGRFGVGLPSRVGGRQPAHCTSVGKVLLAHAPESVVDRVVEAGLPRSTRFSIDSPAAFRAELQKTRERGAAYDREEDLVGVSCVAVPVGTEDNVVAAISVCGPSSQIKLDHRLTAPIRMSAKGTWRNYMSTATPAGGRADRYSA, encoded by the coding sequence ATGACGACGACACTCAGCCCCACTCCCACCGCCGGCCTCGATCGCGCCGCCCTTCTCCTCGACGCCTTCGACGGCCCGGGCAGGCTCACGCTCGCGCAGATCGTGCGCCGCACGGGGCTCCCGCGATCCTCCGCGCACCGGATGCTCGAACGTCTCGTCCAGCTGCGGTGGCTCCGCCGGGAGGGCCGGGACTACGAACTCGGCATGCGGCTGTTCGAACTCGGGTCCCTCGCCGTGCACCAGGACCGTCTGCACCGGGCGGCGCTGCCCTTCCTGCACGAACTGCACCGCCTCACCGGGCACGCCGTGCACCTCGCCGTGCTGGAGGGGATCGACGTCGTCTACCTGGAGAAGATTGCCGGACGGTTCGGCGTCGGGCTGCCGTCCCGCGTCGGCGGCCGCCAGCCCGCGCACTGCACGAGCGTCGGCAAGGTGCTGCTGGCCCACGCGCCCGAGTCGGTGGTCGACCGTGTCGTCGAGGCCGGTCTGCCCCGCAGCACACGATTCAGCATCGACTCGCCGGCCGCTTTCCGTGCCGAGTTGCAGAAGACCCGCGAACGCGGAGCGGCCTACGACCGCGAAGAGGATCTCGTGGGCGTGAGCTGCGTCGCGGTGCCCGTGGGCACCGAGGACAACGTGGTGGCCGCCATCTCCGTGTGCGGTCCGAGCAGCCAGATCAAGCTCGATCACCGTCTGACCGCGCCGATTCGCATGTCCGCCAAGGGCACCTGGCGCAACTACATGTCGACCGCGACACCGGCAGGCGGACGCGCCGACCGATACTCCGCCTGA
- a CDS encoding phytanoyl-CoA dioxygenase family protein, whose product MIDEATKQQFREDGATLIKNWLNPEQMGELHDAFLWNVANPGPHVFNRLDGTELQTHIDNANPHAKDKLDQLVAQMPFADLYAELWGSEHVWYYAEEVFLKDGGASGRGPWHQDTSVMPLAGEHWGNAWISFQNLPKKNSLEIIRASHHGVRYDGASFSNADDPTDPAFGDGTLPRLPHIDRDLAQDPNSWDVMSWTVEPGDIVALHPSSLHGGAGVDRETPTRHTLVLRFFGDDATFRVLPESNPHYARNGALFKEEMAKLDDGDPFRSPIFRQLR is encoded by the coding sequence ATGATCGACGAGGCAACCAAGCAGCAGTTCCGCGAAGACGGAGCGACCCTGATCAAGAACTGGCTGAACCCAGAGCAGATGGGCGAACTCCACGACGCATTTCTGTGGAACGTCGCCAACCCCGGTCCACACGTGTTCAACCGGCTCGACGGCACCGAGTTGCAGACGCACATCGACAATGCGAACCCCCATGCCAAGGACAAGTTGGACCAACTGGTGGCCCAGATGCCATTCGCGGACCTGTATGCCGAACTCTGGGGTTCCGAGCACGTCTGGTACTACGCCGAAGAGGTGTTCCTCAAGGACGGCGGCGCCAGCGGTCGCGGTCCCTGGCACCAGGACACCTCCGTGATGCCCCTGGCGGGCGAACATTGGGGCAACGCCTGGATCAGCTTTCAGAATCTCCCGAAGAAGAACTCCTTGGAGATCATTCGTGCCAGCCATCACGGCGTCAGGTACGACGGCGCGAGCTTCTCGAACGCGGACGATCCGACCGACCCTGCATTCGGCGACGGCACGCTGCCCCGCCTGCCGCACATCGACCGCGACCTCGCCCAGGACCCCAATTCCTGGGATGTCATGTCGTGGACGGTCGAACCAGGCGACATCGTCGCACTGCACCCCTCGTCGCTGCACGGCGGCGCGGGCGTCGATCGGGAGACTCCGACACGCCACACCCTGGTCCTCCGATTTTTCGGTGACGACGCAACGTTTCGTGTTCTGCCCGAATCGAACCCGCACTACGCCCGTAACGGGGCGCTGTTCAAGGAGGAGATGGCCAAGCTCGACGACGGCGACCCGTTCCGCTCGCCGATCTTCCGCCAGCTCCGATGA
- a CDS encoding alpha/beta hydrolase: MPLDEQAETILRGLNENFPRVETMTGAQARAATKAGRRAVSDPEPVGAVYDREIPGGAGSIAVRIYSPAGNSAGPRPVVVFFHGGGFVICDLDSHDGFCRAMCNGIGAVVVSVDYRLAPESPWPAAADDAYAATCWVAQHAPEFGGDPDRLLVAGDSSGGNLAAVTALMSRDRGGPAVAGQVLVYPVVEPDFDTESYVQFAEDHFLTRAAMQWYWDQYLPAHRETVPTYAAPVRAEDLGGLPPAVVITAERDPLRYEGEKYAAALADAGVPVQLERVEGMFHGFLTIDAMTAAQRVREQLWPQLRNLVAERVRTPSD, encoded by the coding sequence ATGCCGCTCGACGAGCAGGCCGAGACCATCCTCCGGGGACTCAACGAGAACTTTCCCCGGGTCGAGACCATGACCGGCGCCCAGGCTCGGGCGGCGACGAAGGCCGGACGCAGGGCCGTATCCGACCCCGAGCCGGTCGGTGCCGTGTACGACCGGGAGATTCCCGGCGGGGCCGGATCGATTGCGGTACGGATCTATTCGCCCGCCGGGAACTCCGCGGGACCGCGTCCCGTCGTCGTCTTCTTCCACGGCGGCGGGTTCGTGATCTGCGACCTCGACAGCCACGACGGCTTCTGCCGCGCCATGTGCAACGGGATCGGCGCCGTCGTCGTCTCCGTCGACTACCGCCTGGCCCCGGAATCGCCGTGGCCCGCCGCGGCGGACGACGCCTACGCCGCGACGTGCTGGGTCGCGCAGCATGCCCCCGAGTTCGGCGGCGATCCGGACCGTCTGCTCGTCGCCGGTGACAGCAGCGGGGGCAACCTCGCCGCCGTCACGGCACTGATGTCCCGCGACCGGGGCGGACCCGCCGTCGCCGGACAGGTGCTGGTCTACCCCGTCGTGGAACCGGACTTCGACACCGAGTCCTACGTGCAGTTCGCGGAAGACCACTTTCTCACCCGCGCTGCGATGCAATGGTATTGGGACCAGTACCTGCCTGCTCACCGCGAGACGGTGCCCACCTACGCGGCCCCGGTCCGGGCCGAGGACCTCGGCGGGCTGCCGCCCGCGGTCGTGATCACCGCCGAACGCGACCCGCTCCGGTACGAGGGGGAGAAGTACGCCGCGGCGCTCGCCGACGCCGGTGTTCCCGTGCAGCTCGAGCGGGTCGAGGGAATGTTCCACGGATTCCTGACGATCGACGCGATGACCGCGGCGCAGCGGGTGCGGGAACAGCTGTGGCCGCAGCTTCGGAATCTGGTGGCCGAACGGGTGCGCACCCCGTCCGACTAG
- a CDS encoding acyl-CoA dehydrogenase family protein translates to MTHEVLDNIMAIADQLRDQAPEAERIGRLPDETAKKLREAGPIKLLQPGTYGGFEAHPREFAETVMAAASLDPATGWVCGIVGVHPWQLAFADPKVQEEVWAADSDTWMASPYAPTGIATPVDGGYLFSGRWQFSSGTDHCDWIFLGAMLGDKDGAMALPPKMLHMILPRSDYEIVEDSWNVVGLKGTGSKDIIVQNAFVPDYRVMDADEVMNGTAVQKFGRTETLYNMPWSTMFPLGISSAVVGIAEGALAAHLDYQRDRVGAQGTAIKDDPYVLFAVGEAAADINAARQELLANVDRIWDLVESGKEVTFEDRAAGRRTQVRAAWRAVTAVDQIFARSGGNALRMDKPLQRYWRDAHAGLAHAIHVPSTVYHASALSSLGLDPADNLKSMI, encoded by the coding sequence ATGACCCACGAGGTTCTCGACAACATCATGGCGATCGCGGACCAGCTCCGCGATCAGGCGCCCGAGGCCGAGCGGATCGGCCGGCTGCCCGACGAGACGGCGAAGAAGCTCCGCGAGGCGGGCCCGATCAAGCTCCTCCAGCCGGGCACGTACGGCGGGTTCGAGGCGCATCCGCGGGAGTTCGCGGAGACGGTGATGGCCGCGGCGTCGCTCGACCCGGCCACGGGATGGGTGTGCGGCATCGTCGGGGTGCACCCCTGGCAGTTGGCGTTCGCCGACCCGAAGGTGCAGGAGGAGGTGTGGGCGGCCGACTCCGACACCTGGATGGCCTCGCCGTACGCGCCGACCGGGATCGCGACTCCCGTCGACGGCGGCTACCTGTTCAGCGGACGCTGGCAGTTCTCCTCGGGCACCGATCACTGCGACTGGATCTTCCTCGGCGCGATGCTCGGCGACAAGGACGGCGCCATGGCGCTGCCGCCGAAGATGCTGCACATGATCCTGCCGCGCAGCGACTACGAGATCGTCGAGGACTCGTGGAACGTCGTCGGGCTCAAGGGCACCGGGTCCAAGGACATCATCGTCCAGAACGCCTTCGTCCCCGACTACCGGGTGATGGACGCCGACGAGGTCATGAACGGCACCGCGGTGCAGAAGTTCGGGCGCACCGAGACGCTGTACAACATGCCGTGGTCGACGATGTTCCCGCTCGGAATCTCCTCCGCCGTGGTGGGAATCGCGGAGGGCGCACTGGCCGCCCACCTCGACTACCAGCGCGACCGCGTCGGTGCGCAGGGCACCGCGATCAAGGACGACCCCTACGTGCTGTTCGCGGTGGGTGAGGCGGCGGCCGACATCAACGCCGCCCGGCAGGAACTGCTCGCCAACGTCGACCGGATCTGGGACCTCGTCGAGTCGGGCAAGGAGGTCACGTTCGAGGACCGCGCGGCCGGACGCCGCACCCAGGTGCGGGCGGCGTGGCGGGCGGTCACCGCCGTCGACCAGATCTTCGCCCGCTCGGGCGGCAACGCGCTGCGCATGGACAAGCCCCTGCAGCGGTACTGGCGGGACGCGCACGCCGGCCTGGCGCACGCGATCCACGTGCCGAGCACCGTGTACCACGCATCGGCGCTCAGTTCCCTCGGCCTCGACCCGGCCGACAACCTCAAGTCGATGATCTGA
- a CDS encoding PadR family transcriptional regulator gives MPSSDPTQSSGYAGLRSTSWPVLGILSFGEEMSGYDLKKWASYSVRFFYWSPSFSQVYSELKKLEDLGYVTSRTVVDDEARVKPKRLYKITDAGMAVMRSWAREAPIDPPVLKHGVMLRMWLGHLTEPEQLKEALEEHISYVEGMSRQAALDARDSAVEPEWAFAHMVNKWSERYYAAESELAKQMLADIDEAALRMRGEGTPEHPGVPKPTESHSIRRSRAAQQEYQAAMKAAQDSGDEAET, from the coding sequence ATGCCTTCGTCCGACCCCACCCAGAGCTCCGGGTACGCCGGCCTCCGATCCACGAGCTGGCCGGTACTCGGCATCCTGTCGTTCGGCGAGGAAATGTCCGGCTACGACCTCAAGAAGTGGGCCTCGTACAGTGTGCGCTTCTTCTACTGGAGCCCGTCGTTCAGTCAGGTGTACTCGGAGCTGAAGAAGCTCGAAGATCTGGGATACGTGACGTCGCGGACCGTCGTGGACGACGAGGCGCGGGTGAAACCCAAGCGGCTGTACAAGATCACGGACGCCGGTATGGCCGTCATGCGCAGCTGGGCGCGGGAGGCGCCGATCGATCCGCCCGTCCTCAAGCACGGGGTGATGCTGCGCATGTGGCTCGGCCACCTCACGGAGCCGGAACAGCTCAAAGAGGCCCTCGAAGAACATATCTCGTATGTGGAGGGGATGAGCAGGCAGGCCGCGCTCGACGCCCGCGATTCCGCCGTCGAACCCGAGTGGGCGTTCGCGCACATGGTCAACAAGTGGTCCGAGCGCTACTACGCCGCCGAGAGCGAACTCGCGAAGCAGATGCTCGCCGACATCGACGAGGCCGCCCTGCGGATGCGCGGCGAAGGGACCCCGGAGCATCCCGGTGTGCCGAAACCGACCGAATCGCATTCGATCCGGCGCTCGAGGGCGGCGCAGCAGGAGTACCAGGCCGCCATGAAGGCGGCGCAGGATTCCGGCGACGAGGCCGAGACCTAG
- a CDS encoding flavin-containing monooxygenase, with the protein MCDVDAVVVGAGFAGLYAVHKLRSLGLTVQGVEAADGVGGTWYWNRYPGARCDVESVDYSYSFSRELEQEWDWSEKYATQPEILAYIDHVADRFDLRDRFLFGTRVTSAELDEETLRWEVRTDRGDILSARYCVFATGALSTANMPNIPGRESFTGETHHTGHWPHQGVDFTGRRVGIIGTGSSGIQSIPEIAEQADHLYVFQRSANYSVPAGNETWDDEMRRAIKAGYDERRRLSRESGGGSPYNAHPKSALEVSEEERRDAYETRWKLGGVLFAKTFPDQTKTEAANATAREFAEEKIRRLVDDPAVADKLIPNDHPIGTKRIVTDTHYFETYNRPNVTLVDLKAAPIESITPSGVTTADADYGLDTLVFATGFDAMTGALDRMRIVGRNGVSLAEYWSEGPKTYLGLGVPGFPNLFVVTGPGSPSVLANMVLGAEQHVDWIADCIAHLWEKDYDAVEASVPATEQWVEHCRELAAQTLFPLANSWYMGANIPGKPRVFMPYLGGFGAYGRICADVAEEGFRGFEFSRSRTRLADPVG; encoded by the coding sequence ATCTGCGACGTGGACGCGGTCGTCGTCGGCGCGGGATTCGCGGGTCTGTACGCCGTCCACAAACTGCGGAGCCTGGGCCTGACGGTCCAGGGTGTCGAGGCCGCGGACGGCGTCGGCGGAACCTGGTACTGGAACCGCTATCCCGGCGCCCGGTGCGACGTGGAAAGCGTCGACTACTCGTACTCGTTCTCGCGGGAACTCGAGCAGGAGTGGGACTGGAGCGAGAAGTACGCCACCCAGCCCGAGATCCTGGCGTACATCGATCACGTCGCGGACCGGTTCGACCTCCGCGACCGTTTCCTGTTCGGCACCCGCGTGACGTCCGCGGAACTGGACGAGGAGACGCTGCGGTGGGAGGTGCGCACCGACCGCGGCGACATCCTGTCCGCGCGGTACTGCGTCTTCGCGACCGGGGCGCTGTCCACCGCGAACATGCCGAACATCCCGGGCCGCGAATCCTTCACGGGCGAAACGCATCACACCGGGCACTGGCCGCACCAGGGGGTCGACTTCACCGGCAGGCGGGTCGGGATCATCGGCACCGGATCCTCGGGCATCCAGTCGATTCCCGAGATCGCCGAGCAGGCCGATCACCTGTACGTGTTCCAGCGCAGCGCCAACTACAGCGTCCCCGCGGGCAACGAGACGTGGGACGACGAGATGCGGCGCGCGATCAAGGCCGGGTACGACGAGCGCAGGCGACTGTCCCGGGAGAGCGGCGGCGGGTCACCGTACAACGCGCACCCGAAGTCGGCACTGGAGGTGTCCGAGGAGGAACGCCGCGACGCCTACGAGACGCGCTGGAAGCTTGGCGGGGTGCTGTTCGCGAAAACCTTTCCGGACCAGACGAAGACCGAGGCCGCCAACGCAACGGCGCGGGAGTTCGCGGAGGAGAAGATCCGCCGCCTCGTCGACGACCCCGCGGTCGCGGACAAGCTGATCCCGAACGATCACCCCATCGGGACCAAACGGATCGTCACCGACACCCACTATTTCGAAACGTACAACCGGCCGAACGTCACCCTGGTGGATCTCAAGGCGGCGCCGATCGAGTCGATCACCCCGTCGGGTGTCACCACCGCCGATGCCGACTACGGACTCGACACGCTGGTGTTCGCCACCGGATTCGACGCCATGACCGGAGCCCTCGACCGCATGCGGATCGTCGGCCGGAACGGCGTGTCTCTCGCCGAGTACTGGAGTGAGGGACCGAAAACCTATCTGGGTCTGGGTGTTCCGGGGTTCCCGAACCTGTTCGTCGTGACGGGGCCGGGCAGCCCGTCGGTGCTGGCGAACATGGTGCTCGGCGCCGAGCAGCACGTCGACTGGATCGCGGACTGCATCGCACACCTGTGGGAGAAGGACTACGACGCGGTCGAGGCGTCGGTGCCGGCCACCGAGCAGTGGGTGGAGCACTGCCGCGAGCTTGCCGCACAGACCCTGTTCCCGCTGGCGAACTCCTGGTACATGGGGGCCAACATTCCGGGCAAACCGCGTGTGTTCATGCCGTACCTCGGGGGCTTCGGCGCGTACGGGCGGATCTGCGCCGACGTCGCAGAGGAGGGGTTCCGCGGGTTCGAATTCAGCCGGTCCCGCACGAGGCTCGCCGACCCGGTGGGGTAG
- a CDS encoding Rieske 2Fe-2S domain-containing protein encodes MARNSAVDGDEVRMIEVGSAPTRFARGWHCLGLAKTFRDGTPHQIDAFGTSLVVFETSDGTLSVLDAYCRHMGGNLAHGTVKGDSIACPFHDWRWGGNGKCTGIPYARRVPPLARTRAWTTIERNGQLYVWNDPQGNPPPADVTIPEIEGFGSPEWTDWTWNSLLVEGSHCREIVDNVVDMAHFYYVHFSFPRYFKNVFEGHVATQYMQSTPRHDISVGTSYDDPNSTLRSDASYFGPSYMIDKLWSEANGMMIETVLINCHYPVSADSFVLQWGAMVKKPEGLSDEMANGMAAQFAEGVELGFKQDVDIWLNKSRIDNPLLSEEDGPVYQLRRWYQQFYVDVEDITEDMTKRFEFEIDTTRAVQSWEAEVADNLANGVVPLDTNA; translated from the coding sequence ATGGCGCGCAACAGTGCCGTTGACGGCGACGAAGTCCGGATGATCGAAGTGGGATCGGCACCAACGCGTTTCGCGCGAGGGTGGCACTGCCTGGGTCTGGCGAAGACCTTCAGGGACGGCACCCCGCACCAGATCGACGCGTTCGGCACGTCGCTGGTGGTGTTCGAGACGTCCGACGGCACCCTCAGTGTGCTCGACGCCTACTGCCGCCACATGGGTGGCAACCTGGCGCACGGCACCGTGAAGGGCGACTCCATCGCCTGCCCGTTCCACGACTGGCGCTGGGGCGGCAACGGCAAGTGCACCGGAATCCCGTATGCGCGGCGCGTCCCGCCGCTGGCACGGACCCGGGCCTGGACGACCATCGAGCGCAACGGGCAGCTCTACGTCTGGAACGACCCGCAGGGCAACCCGCCGCCCGCCGACGTGACGATTCCCGAGATCGAGGGATTCGGCTCCCCGGAATGGACCGACTGGACCTGGAATTCGCTGCTCGTCGAGGGTTCGCACTGCCGCGAGATCGTCGACAACGTGGTCGACATGGCGCACTTCTACTACGTCCACTTCTCGTTCCCGCGCTACTTCAAGAACGTCTTCGAAGGGCACGTGGCCACCCAGTACATGCAGTCGACGCCCCGCCACGACATCTCGGTGGGCACCAGCTACGACGACCCCAATTCCACGCTGCGCTCGGACGCGTCGTATTTCGGCCCGTCCTACATGATCGACAAGCTGTGGAGCGAGGCGAACGGCATGATGATCGAGACGGTGCTGATCAACTGCCATTACCCGGTCAGCGCCGATTCGTTCGTCCTGCAGTGGGGCGCCATGGTGAAGAAGCCCGAGGGGCTGTCGGACGAGATGGCGAACGGCATGGCGGCCCAGTTCGCCGAGGGCGTGGAGCTCGGGTTCAAGCAGGACGTCGACATCTGGCTGAACAAGTCGCGCATCGACAACCCGCTGCTGTCGGAGGAGGACGGGCCGGTGTACCAGCTTCGCCGCTGGTACCAGCAGTTCTACGTGGACGTCGAGGACATCACCGAGGACATGACCAAGCGCTTCGAATTCGAGATCGACACCACCCGGGCAGTGCAGAGCTGGGAGGCGGAGGTTGCCGACAACCTCGCCAACGGCGTCGTCCCGCTCGACACCAACGCCTGA
- the bphC gene encoding biphenyl-2,3-diol 1,2-dioxygenase has translation MTDIKGLGYVKIQTNDLERWRTFAFDVLGFAEGSGPDEDALYLRMDERAARIVIVPGETDEVVTIGWEVRDHAGLVRVQEAVEGAGIAVKPLSVEEADARRVEEVVTFQDPTGATIEIFHGAVLDHSPVVTPFGAKFVTGAQGLGHVVLPVMDFGGAFDFYTEVLGFLPRGAFRIPAPPEFGPMRVRFLGVNERHHSLALCPAPHGGAPGLVHIMVEVDTLDAVGQALDRVVKDGFSVSSTLGRHTNDKMVSFYVRAPGGWDVEFGTEGMKVDEKYYSAEEITADSYWGHDWSGSEPLAAM, from the coding sequence ATGACAGACATCAAGGGCCTGGGCTACGTCAAGATCCAGACCAACGACCTGGAGCGCTGGCGCACGTTCGCGTTCGACGTCCTCGGATTCGCCGAGGGGTCGGGACCGGACGAGGACGCCCTCTACCTCCGCATGGACGAGCGGGCGGCGCGCATCGTGATCGTGCCGGGGGAGACCGACGAGGTCGTCACCATCGGGTGGGAGGTCCGCGACCATGCGGGCCTGGTCCGCGTCCAGGAGGCGGTCGAGGGCGCAGGCATCGCCGTCAAACCGCTGTCGGTGGAAGAGGCCGACGCGCGCCGCGTCGAGGAGGTCGTCACGTTCCAGGACCCGACGGGCGCGACGATCGAGATCTTCCACGGCGCCGTCCTCGACCACAGCCCGGTGGTCACCCCGTTCGGCGCGAAGTTCGTGACCGGGGCGCAGGGCCTCGGCCACGTCGTGCTGCCGGTGATGGACTTCGGGGGAGCGTTCGACTTCTACACCGAGGTGCTCGGCTTCCTGCCCCGCGGTGCGTTCCGGATCCCGGCCCCGCCGGAGTTCGGGCCGATGCGGGTGCGTTTCCTCGGCGTCAACGAGCGGCACCACAGCCTGGCGCTGTGCCCCGCACCGCACGGTGGTGCGCCGGGACTGGTGCACATCATGGTGGAGGTCGACACGCTCGACGCTGTCGGGCAGGCTCTCGACCGCGTCGTCAAGGACGGGTTCTCCGTCTCCTCGACGCTCGGTCGGCACACCAACGACAAGATGGTGTCGTTCTACGTGCGGGCGCCCGGCGGCTGGGACGTCGAGTTCGGCACCGAGGGCATGAAGGTGGACGAGAAGTACTACTCCGCGGAGGAGATCACCGCCGACAGTTACTGGGGACACGACTGGTCGGGGAGTGAGCCGCTGGCGGCGATGTAA
- a CDS encoding NAD(P)/FAD-dependent oxidoreductase has product MKTLTSPMQYYPHTGWVDRPTHLAAPFQGEHHCDIAVVGGGVGGMLTALRLAEHGRDVALLESDLCGWGASARNAGYLSSAVGSDPRILAKYYRDRFRGLVRFADSAVRFTEDLMDHHSIDCDYEQTGILASAVTPSQLEAVKAGARILIDAGMDSVIVDGRDMGVPDAFLGGIYARIGGIMNPGTFALGIRDAVLASDVTTFEQSRVLDVTDTGNSVTLDTSGGLVHAEKVVLTNNAHANELSITPRWLATPVRVTAIETEQVAPGLLDAAGWTSRTPMVTRHMVMESYRTTARGTIVVTTRKLQTTRGKIDDRQPDQAIVADLVRAFRTRFPTLHDVQPAKAWAGWIGMTPSVLPVAGYASPRVVYNSACNGHGLAQAPYLGSLVADYICGKDMHDDLRAVWRAKPKFAPGLVNSHTIKLAWMADRFTDRRG; this is encoded by the coding sequence ATGAAGACTCTCACCTCGCCGATGCAGTACTACCCGCACACGGGCTGGGTCGACCGTCCCACGCATCTCGCGGCGCCCTTTCAGGGCGAGCACCATTGTGACATCGCCGTGGTCGGTGGTGGCGTGGGCGGGATGCTCACGGCGCTGCGACTTGCCGAACATGGTCGTGACGTCGCCCTACTGGAATCCGACCTCTGCGGCTGGGGCGCGAGCGCGCGCAATGCGGGCTACCTGTCGAGCGCCGTGGGAAGCGACCCACGCATCCTCGCGAAGTACTACCGGGATCGTTTCCGCGGCTTGGTGCGCTTCGCCGACTCTGCGGTTCGCTTCACCGAAGACCTGATGGACCATCATTCGATCGACTGCGACTACGAGCAAACCGGCATTCTCGCTTCTGCCGTGACACCGTCCCAGCTCGAGGCGGTGAAAGCCGGCGCCCGGATACTTATCGACGCCGGCATGGACTCGGTGATTGTCGACGGTCGTGACATGGGCGTTCCGGATGCCTTCCTGGGCGGCATCTACGCGCGCATCGGCGGGATCATGAATCCGGGCACGTTCGCTCTCGGTATCCGCGATGCGGTCCTGGCATCGGATGTCACGACGTTCGAGCAGAGTCGGGTCCTCGACGTCACAGACACGGGCAACTCGGTCACGCTCGACACGTCCGGTGGTCTCGTCCACGCCGAGAAGGTGGTGCTGACGAACAACGCTCACGCGAACGAATTGTCGATCACCCCGCGATGGCTCGCCACCCCTGTGCGGGTGACCGCCATCGAGACCGAGCAGGTGGCGCCCGGCCTTCTCGACGCGGCCGGCTGGACGAGCCGCACCCCGATGGTGACCAGGCACATGGTGATGGAGAGCTATCGAACCACAGCCCGCGGCACGATTGTCGTCACCACCCGAAAGCTCCAGACGACGCGTGGAAAGATCGACGACCGCCAACCTGATCAAGCGATCGTCGCCGACCTGGTACGGGCATTCCGCACACGGTTTCCCACATTGCACGATGTCCAGCCGGCGAAGGCGTGGGCTGGATGGATCGGCATGACACCGTCGGTCTTGCCGGTAGCCGGATATGCGTCTCCGCGGGTCGTCTACAACAGCGCCTGCAACGGCCACGGTTTGGCTCAAGCACCGTATCTCGGAAGTCTTGTGGCCGATTACATCTGCGGCAAGGACATGCACGACGACCTGAGAGCTGTGTGGCGGGCGAAACCGAAATTCGCTCCCGGACTGGTCAACTCGCACACGATCAAGCTGGCGTGGATGGCGGACCGGTTCACCGACCGTCGCGGCTGA